One genomic segment of Brassica napus cultivar Da-Ae chromosome A3, Da-Ae, whole genome shotgun sequence includes these proteins:
- the LOC106453424 gene encoding uncharacterized protein LOC106453424, whose product MLSFYRVLQIGPSTFDAELASRIIGPNIWLKNFDMDAMMYLFREKTTLRRWSPDRVAFLNCMFSNQIITAYGKFDGNRRGYKIDDNFLEYGRGELPYHGSTGSVWSVDVDRLYIPICVNQIHWISICVNLVNRTIDVFDCGGKKNNRVIEAFAVLIPRIVKAVQSPERKKDFNVKQYTVSYVPMRGLNMSGNDCGAYSLKFIECHLLGLDFSLVNDENIKEARHKIAFDLWEAANDAVLQSRMSTFKPPKRAPVKPVDLG is encoded by the exons ATGCTTTCTTTTTACAGAGTACTTCAGATTGGGCCATCTACATTTGATGCAGAGTTAGCCTCGCGGATTATTGGGCCTAATATTTGGTTGAAGAACTTT GACATGGACGCCATGATGTATTTGTTTCGGGAGAAAACCACATTGCGTCGGTGGAGTCCAGACCGAGTCGCATTTTTGAACTGTATGTTCAGTAATCAGATTATCACGGCCTATGGGAAGTTTGATGGAAACAGGAGAGGGTACAAAATCGACGACAATTTTCTCGAGTATGGAAGAGGCGAGCTTCCATATCATGGAAGCACAGGTTCAGTATGGAGCGTTGATGTCGATCGTCTCTACATCCCTATATGTGTTAACCAAATCCACTGGATCTCTATTTGCGTCAATCTTGTGAACCGGACAATTGATGTCTTCGATTGTGGGGGTAAGAAGAACAACAGGGTCATCGAAGCTTTTGCCGTCCTCATTCCACGAATCGTCAAGGCAGTCCAGTCGCCAGAGAGGAAGAAAGATTTCAATGTGAAACAGTATACTGTTTCATATGTCCCCATGCGCGGCCTAAACATGAGTGGTAATGATTGTGGTGCTTATTCATTGAAGTTCATAGAGTGCCATCTACTTGGATTAGATTTCTCATTGGTGAACGACGAGAACATCAAAGAAGCCCGACACAAGATAGCTTTTGATCTTTGGGAAGCAGCAAATGATGCGGTCTTGCAATCTCGGATGTCTACATTTAAGCCTCCAAAACGTGCTCCGGTGAAACCTGTTGACCTCGGTTGA
- the LOC106346035 gene encoding uncharacterized protein LOC106346035, translating into MTIDQLPKCLFKEGTETQVEKVNNSCRTSILAKVAKYCPDEYKEVSEDPLFAQIVAIHVHKLQFSARAIHTFVCKQLLSAKRYELWFHYARRPLRFSMQEFYAITGLKYKDEPDLEIDDWAYDGGFWSKLLRRQKNISVQQIRKVHVKLCNTWSRVDRLRLVYLCVIAGILMAKDEKVWIPYKYIKLVMNFEKMRKYPWGLHSFDMLVSSIINARDKVKTQNSYVVDGFSYALQIWLMEAVPDIGSLLGQKLREGVTTMRCRNWKGSAKISYEDIITIESNFASTGDVFPSISTSGNFKDVITDAEFVRACEMKDERVDLIIDMQRNKYDWSKHVWAYKETVKPFQYSSEEDGSDEEAAVETSETEIEEEIESTRVSPTKKRKNRFRDTGAESRKKRLLCQRSTEKYRDLEEEMKSYIQSMFNSSFTALGLEVREIIEDRFTKLEEKILSSQTQGGAPANTQTRGTDPFWTPSAAAAAATAPASVSGRPPAPTRASTEAPASVSTRGLAPSRSAASAPYRSRASATAHNGGPANAAKTRSQTKVNKK; encoded by the exons ATGACAATTGATCAGTTGCCTAAATGCTTATTCAAAGAGGGAACTGAAACACAAGTTGAGAAGGTCAACAACAGTTGTCGAACTTCCATACTTGCGAAGGTGGCGAAGTACTGTCCAGACGAGTACAAAGAAGTGTCGGAGGATCCGCTATTTGCTCAGATTGTGGCCATTCATGTACACAAGCTTCAGTTTTCGGCAAGAGCGATCCACACCTTCGTTTGCAAGCAGCTTCTGTCCGCAAAGCGTTATGAGTTGTGGTTCCATTATGCTAGGAGGCCTCTCAGATTTTCAATGCAAGAATTCTATGCCATCACAGGTTTGAAATACAAAGACGAGCCCGACTTGGAGATTGATGACTGGGCATATGATGGAGGGTTTTGGAGTAAGTTGCTAAGGAGACAGAAAAATATTTCGGTTCAGCAAATCAGGAAGGTTCATGTGAAGTTGTGTAATACATGGTCTCGTGTTGATAGGCTGCGGTTGGTCTATTTGTGTGTGATTGCTGGTATTCTTATGGCGAAGGATGAGAAGGTGTGGATCCCATACAAGTACATCAAGCTCGTGATGAACTTCGAGAAGATGAGGAAATATCCGTGGGGTCTTCACTCTTTTGATATGCTGGTGAGTTCCATTATCAACGCTAGGGATAAAGTGAAGACGCAAAACAGTTATGTCGTAGATGGATTCTCGTATGCACTTCAGATTTGGTTGATGGAAGCTGTTCCGGACATTGGGTCTCTTTTGGGTCAGAAACTGAGAGAAGGCGTGACTACCATGAGGTGCAGGAATTGGAAAGGATCTGCTAAGATTTCCTATGAGGATATTATTACCATAGAGTCTAATTTTGCTTCCACC ggagATGTGTTTCCATCCATTTCTACATCTGGAAATTTCAAAGACGTGATTACTGATGCCGAGTTTGTTCGAGCCTGTGAGATGAAGGATGAAAGAGTTGATCTAATCATTGACATGCAGCGAAACAAGTATGACTGGAGTAAGCATGTTTGGGCTTATAAGGAAACAGTGAAACCATTTCAGTACAGTTCTGAGGAAGATGGTTCAGATGAGGAAGCGGCTGTAGAGACAAGTGAAACTGAAATTGAAGAAGAAATAGAAAGCACCCGTGTGTCTCCTACTaagaagaggaagaacaggTTTCGGGATACTGGTGCGGagtcgaggaagaagaggttaCTTTGCCAAAGATCAACCGAGAAATATAGAGATCttgaagaggaaatgaagtCCTATATCCAGAGTATGTTTAACTCTTCTTTTACTGCCTTAGGCCTCGAGGTACGCGAGATTATTGAAGACCGCTTTACCAAATTAGAGGAGAAGATCCTTTCATCTCAGACTCAGGGTGGTGCGCCTGCTAATACTCAGACTCGTGGTACTGATCCGTTTTGGACTCcttctgctgctgctgctgctgccacTGCTCCGGCTTCGGTTTCTGGTCGTCCTCCTGCTCCTACTCGGGCTTCTACCGAAGCTCCTGCATCAGTTTCTACTCGTGGTCTTGCTCCTTCTCGCAGTGCGGCTTCTGCTCCTTATCGCAGTCGAGCTTCTGCGACTGCTCACAATGGTGGGCCTGCGAATGCTGCGAAGACAAGGTCTCAGACAAAGGTAAACAAGAAGTAG
- the BNAA03G19360D gene encoding uncharacterized protein BNAA03G19360D yields MGQALNTAKGNGELNGKDLETMAENCYRKRLEEQDDDQEWSFGDFYRIVDEAVEEINRRLGGTQLKVPSVDKLQEAYERHNLGEGKKISKDEFQKLLQEVLIGAGFTGVGGVKEFLLFIFGVPALTVFLKNRIAPTSFPNDLLIPAVTSATVFLLAKLNKI; encoded by the exons atGGGTCAAGCCCTCAATACCG CAAAAGGGAATGGTGAGTTAAATGGGAAAGACTTGGAAACTATGGCAGAAAATTGCTACCGCAAACGCCTTGAAGAACAAGATGACGATCAAGAATGGTCTTTTGGTGACTTCTACCGTATTGTGGATGAAGCTGTCGA AGAAATTAATAGAAGACTCGGTGGTACCCAACTTAAGGTGCCAAGTGTTGATAAATTACAAGAAGCTTATGAG AGACACAATCTCGGTGAGGGGAAGAAGATATCAAAAGACGAGTTTCAGAAGCTTCTTCAGGAGGTTTTGATCGGAGCGGGTTTCACCGGCGTCGGAGGAGTAAAAGAGTTTCTACTCTTCATCTTCGGAGTTCCTGCCTTGACCGTATTCCTCAAGAACCGTATAGCTCCGACGTCTTTTCCCAACGACTTGCTCATCCCCGCCGTCACTTCCGCCACTGTCTTCCTCCTCGCCAAGCTTAACAAGATATGA
- the LOC106441863 gene encoding phosphatidylinositol 4-phosphate 5-kinase 5-like has protein sequence MSKEQSYVLKAWEVTVRKTQQAKKRANSVFGTVSVSPHTDNDTSTDENDDDTSTNRSSLEEFYHAERVLPNGDYYTGQWYDSFPHGHGKYLWTDGCMYIGDWYNGKTMGNGKFGWPSGATYEGEFKSGYMDGTGTYTGPSGDAYKGQWVMNLKHGHGVKSFANGDAYDGEWRRGLQEGHGRYQWSDGCHYTGEWKNGTIYGKGSFVWTNGNRYDGCWDEGFPRGNGTYKWDDGSFYVGNWSKDPEEMNGTYYPSGNEGNLEWDPKDLFDNLSEYTICSGERVPMLPSQKKLAVWNSSKRIEKPRRVSVDGRVSVGVDRAFEKMNMWGNETGEEGTDLRKELDAELMRLEAEGIQSLKSSPVPMKLPKAGRKQGETISKGHRNYDLMLNLQLGIRHSVGRQAPAASLDLKPSAFDPKDKIWRRFPREGTKYTPPHQSTEFKWKDYCPLVFRSLRKLFKVDPADYMLSICGDDALRELSSPGKSGSFFYLTNDDRYMIKTMKKSETKVLLRMLAAYYNHVRAFENSLVIRFFGLHCVRLNGPTQKKVRFVIMGNLFCSKYSVHRIFDLKGSSLGRTTDKPESEIDSNTILKDRDLSFIFRLQKAWYQEFTRQIDKDCEFLEQERIMDYSLLVGIHFRESSVAGDLIPSGAKTPIGESDEEACHRLSRAEVDQLLSDPSRWASIRLGTNMPARAERTVRKSSDSEFELVGEPTGEFYEVVLIFGIIDILQDYDISKKLEHAYKSIQYDPSSISAVDPKQYSRRFRDFIFKAFTDDN, from the exons ATGAGCAAGGAACAAAGCTATGTTCTAAAAGCATGGGAGGTGACCGTGCGAAAGACACAACAAGCCAAGAAGCGAGCAAACAGCGTTTTTGGAACAGTATCGGTATCTCCACACACGGATAACGATACTTCCACTGATGAGAACGATGATGATACCAGCACAAACAGGAGCAGCTTAGAGGAATTTTACCACGCTGAGAGAGTACTACCCAATGGGGACTACTACACAGGGCAATGGTACGATAGCTTTCCTCACGGCCATGGAAAATACCTCTGGACAGATGGCTGCATGTACATTGGTGACTGGTACAATGGTAAAACCATGGGAAATGGAAAGTTTGGGTGGCCATCTGGTGCTACATATGAAGGAGAGTTTAAAAGTGGGTACATGGATGGTACCGGCACATACACTGGTCCAAGTGGAGATGCTTATAAAGGCCAGTGGGTGATGAACCTGAAGCATGGACATGGTGTCAAGAGTTTTGCAAATGGAGATGCCTATGATGGTGAATGGAGGAGAGGTCTGCAAGAAGGTCATGGAAGGTATCAATGGAGTGATGGATGTCATTACACTGGTGAATGGAAGAATGGTACCATCTATGGCAAAGGGAGCTTTGTGTGGACTAATGGTAATAGATATGATGGGTGTTGGGATGAAGGGTTTCCTAGAGGGAATGGGACTTATAAATGGGATGATGGTAGTTTCTATGTTGGTAACTGGTCTAAAGATCCAGAGGAGATGAATGGTACTTATTATCCATCAGGAAATGAAGGGAATCTTGAATGGGATCCTAAAGATTTGTTTGATAATTTGAGTGAGTACACTATATGCAGCGGGGAGAGGGTTCCTATGCTGCCATCACAGAAGAAACTAGCTGTTTGGAACTCTTCTAAGCGTATAGAGAAGCCTAGAAGGGTGTCAGTTGATGGGAGGGTGAGTGTGGGTGTAGATAGAGCGTTTGAGAAGATGAATATGTGGGGGAATGAAACCGGTGAAGAAGGCACAGATTTGAGGAAGGAGTTGGATGCAGAGTTGATGAGATTGGAGGCTGAAGGCATTCAGAGCCTTAAGTCTAGCCCTGTGCCTATGAAACTACCAAAGGCAGGGAGGAAGCAAGGGGAGACTATTTCTAAAGGTCATCGCAATTACGACCTTATGCTTAATCTACAGCTAGGGATCAG ACATTCTGTTGGAAGACAAGCTCCAGCGGCATCTCTTGATCTGAAACCTTCAGCTTTTGATCCAAAAGATAAGATATGGAGGAGGTTTCCACGTGAAGGAACTAAGTACACACCTCCACATCAATCTACTGAGTTCAAATGGAAAGATTATTGCCCACTAGTTTTCAG GAGCTTGAGGAAGCTATTCAAAGTAGACCCAGCTGATTATATGTTATCCATCTGTGGGGATGATGCCCTCAGAGAATTATCATCCCCTGGTAAAAGTGGGAGCTTCTTTTACTTAACAAATGATGACCGTTACATGATAAAAACAATGAAGAAGTCTGAAACAAAA GTGCTTCTGAGGATGCTTGCAGCATATTACAACCATGTTAGAGCTTTTGAGAACTCTTTAGTAATCAGATTCTTTGGTCTACACTGTGTGAGATTGAATGGACCAACTCAAAAGAAG GTGAGGTTTGTCATAATGGGTAATCTGTTTTGTTCTAAGTACTCTGTTCACAGAATCTTTGATCTGAAAGGATCTTCTCTTGGACGCACCACCGACAAACCCGAATCAGAAATCGATTCAAACACCATCTTAAAAGACCGTGACCTGAGTTTCATTTTCAGATTGCAGAAAGCATGGTACCAAGAATTCACCAG GCAAATAGATAAAGACTGTGAGTTCTTAGAACAAGAGAGGATCATGGACTATAGTCTTCTAGTTGGTATTCACTTCAGAGAATCTTCAGTAGCTGGAGATCTGATTCCTTCTGGAGCTAAAACACCTATTGGTGAATCTGATGAAGAAGCATGCCATCGTCTCTCTAGAGCAGAGGTTGACCAACTACTTTCAGATCCCTCAAG GTGGGCTAGTATCAGACTGGGAACCAACATGCCAGCACGTGCAGAGAGAACGGTGAGGAAAAGCAGTGATAGCGAGTTTGAGCTTGTGGGAGAGCCAACAGGAGAGTTCTATGAAGTGGTGCTGATATTTGGTATCATTGACATTCTTCAAGATTATGATATCAGCAAAAAGCTTGAACATGCTTACAAAAGCATACAATATGATCCTTCCTCTATTTCTGCTGTTGATCCGAAACAATACTCGAGGCGTTTCCGTGACTTTATCTTCAAGGCGTTCACAGATGATAATTGA
- the LOC106443562 gene encoding protein ORGAN SIZE RELATED 1 yields the protein MRVHNHRLRFEVTPKPTMSLPGISFITARSVAVILFLCLFLLILPPFLPPLPPPPSTLLLLPLLLMILLIFLAFSPSNDPSLTVEVEPLDP from the coding sequence ATGAGGGTACATAATCACCGGCTGAGATTCGAAGTCACACCCAAGCCAACAATGAGTTTGCCCGGAATTTCTTTTATCACGGCGAGATCCGTCGCAGTTATTCTCTTTCTCTGTCTGTTTCTTCTGATTCTGCCACCGTTCCTTCCGCCGCTTCCACCGCCTCCATCGACGCTCCTCCTTCTCCCTCTTCTGCTCATGATTCTCCTCATTTTCTTGGCTTTTTCTCCTTCTAATGACCCTAGCCTCACCGTGGAAGTAGAACCTCTCGACCCCTGA
- the LOC106352788 gene encoding protein STRICTOSIDINE SYNTHASE-LIKE 2, translated as MMKLFLVVAICVALFLSLTDFSGKSPKHGESMLTVHFPEFRLIPTTGASGPESFVFDISGEGPYTGLSDGRIVKWIANESRWIDFAVTTPTREGCEGPHEHQRTEDVCGRPLGLAFEKSTGDLYIADAYMGLLKVGREGGLANQMLTRQLDEPLRFTNGLDVDPRTRVVYFTDSSSVYQRRNYIGVMMSGDRTGRLMKYDPNTKQVTTLLSNLAFPNGVVLSQNGEYLLVAETAKCRILRYWLNDTTSASKSRESYEIFSDRLPGFPDNIKRSPRGGFWIGVNTKHTKLTKFAMSNVWLGRAALGLSVDWMKVHSFWASYKGNGMAVRLSEGSGAISEVFEGKNGNRWMSISEVEERDRTLWVGSVNTPFVGMYKI; from the exons ATGATGAAACTCTTCTTGGTGGTGGCGATATGTGTTGCCCTTTTCTTGAGCCTCACAGATTTTTCCGGCAAGAGTCCAAAACATGGGGAGTCAATGCTGACTGTTCATTTCCCTGAGTTCCGTCTGATTCCGACCACCGGAGCTTCAGGACCAGAGAGTTTTGTCTTTGATATCTCCGGTGAAGGTCCTTACACAGGTTTATCTGACGGTCGAATTGTTAAGTGGATAGCTAATGAGAGCCGTTGGATCGATTTCGCCGTCACCACACCAACAAG AGAAGGTTGTGAGGGCCCGCACGAGCACCAACGAACGGAGGACGTGTGTGGTCGACCATTGGGGCTGGCCTTTGAAAAATCCACAGGTGATCTTTATATAGCCGATGCGTATATGGGCCTTCTTAAAGTTGGCCGAGAAGGTGGTTTAGCGAATCAGATGTTAACACGTCAGCTGGATGAGCCACTTAGGTTTACCAACGGACTGGATGTTGATCCACGGACCAGAGTAGTATACTTTACCGATAGTAGTTCTGTTTATCAACGGAG GAATTATATAGGAGTGATGATGAGTGGGGACAGAACTGGGAGACTGATGAAATACGACCCAAACACAAAACAAGTGACAACTCTTCTAAGCAACCTTGCGTTCCCCAACGGCGTCGTTCTAAGCCAAAATGGTGAGTACCTTCTCGTGGCCGAGACTGCCAAGTGTCGGATCCTACGTTACTGGCTGAACGACACGACGTCGGCTTCTAAGTCTCGCGAGAGCTATGAGATTTTCTCCGACCGGCTTCCTGGGTTCCCAGACAACATAAAGAGGAGTCCACGAGGCGGGTTCTGGATAGGCGTGAACACGAAACACACAAAGCTGACAAAGTTTGCCATGTCTAACGTGTGGCTAGGGCGCGCCGCCTTGGGATTATCGGTGGATTGGATGAAGGTCCACTCGTTCTGGGCCAGCTACAAAGGGAACGGGATGGCCGTAAGGTTGAGTGAGGGTAGTGGCGCAATATCAGAGGTCTTTGAGGGTAAAAATGGAAACAGGTGGATGTCTATAAGTGAGGTTGAGGAGAGGGACAGAACTCTATGGGTTGGATCGGTGAATACTCCTTTTGTTGGCatgtataaaatctaa